From Ascochyta rabiei chromosome 12, complete sequence, the proteins below share one genomic window:
- a CDS encoding Non-specific serine/threonine protein kinase, translating into MGAPPGSQVAPLPSNLPFRLVSKTIGQGAYASIRKAVPHDRPKPVIAIKFINKEHAFKQGRLSPKQIKMEIVLHQHLGKHQNIVHLLGSGEDALWTWIAMELADGGDLFDKIEADEGVGEDIAHFYFSQLISAVGYMHSMGIAHRDIKPENVLLSAEGDLKLSDFGLAALFKKDGKARLCNTVCGSPPYIAPEIVSGRRSKRADVLDVGYHANVCDIWSCGVVLFVLLVGNTPWDEPTMRSEEFKEYVETDGHTTDELWQLVPSEIISLLRGMLKLDPGSRFTLDEVRRHPWFTRPNSYLSPSGCNANPVGMATQMLSHLRIDFARGPTQSQRGFSQDADAMDVDTSPRRSSANPANATHMLSSTQPETPAAETVFDWERPPRLASHDGISASQPTGDHLRPVYQSQTVTSTPFMSQLPPSTQDMLSQDPGMAQFTATPQVPLTLTQIARRFADIMPSYSLARFISPHSLTFLIPLLLEALHRLGVPPPAFTERQIAQCEIDESTSIRVKMADGRRQGLNGHIVIEKAVYDDLAYSEVRFVKASGDPLEWRRFFKNVVILVGEVVLRPG; encoded by the exons ATGGGCGCACCGCCTGGG AGTCAAGTCGCTCCATTACCTTCGAATCTGCCCTTTCGACTCGTCAGCAAAACGATAGGGCAGGGCGCATACGCATC GATACGCAAAGCCGTGCCCCACGATAGGCCCAAACCTGTCATCGCGATCAAGTTCATCAACAAAGAACATGCATTCAAGCAGGGCCGCCTCTCGCCGAAGCAGATCAAGATGGAAATAGTCCTCCATCAACACCTCGGCAAACACCAGAACATCGTACACCTCCTCGGCTCTGGCGAGGATGCGCTGTGGACATGGATAGCAATGGAGCTCGCAGACGGCGGCGACCTTTTCGACAAGATCGAGGCAGACGAGGGTGTAGGGGAAGACATTGCCCACTTCTACTTTTCGCAGTTGATCAGCGCTGTTGGGTACATGCACTCTATGGGCATTGCACATCGCGACATCAAGCCTGAGAACGTGCTGCTGAGTGCAGAAGGGGACCTGAAGTTAAGTGACTTCGGGCTCGCCGCGCTCTTCAAGAAGGACGGCAAAGCGCGGTTGTGCAACACGGTGTGTGGTTCACCGCCATACATTGCACCGGAGATTGTAAGTGGGAGAAGAAGCAAGAGGGCCGATGTGCTCGATGTTGGATATCACGCAAATGTTTGCGACATCTGGAGCTGTGGTGTTGTACTGTTTGTCCTACTGGTTGGGAACACGCCCTGGGATGAACCTACCATGCGCAGCGAGGAATTCAAGGAGTACGTGGAGACGGATGGGCACACTACGGATGAACTCTGGCAGTTGGTCCCTTCTGAAATCATCTCGCTGCTTCGTGGGATGTTGAAGCTTGACCCAGGTTCGCGATTTACACTCGATGAAGTTCGACGGCACCCATGGTTCACAAGACCAAACTCGTATCTATCACCAAGCGGTTGCAACGCCAATCCTGTCGGTATGGCTACACAAATGTTGTCTCACCTGCGCATCGACTTCGCCCGTGGACCAACGCAATCGCAAAGAGGCTTCTCACAGGACGCAGATGCCATGGACGTTGACACATCTCCGCGACGTTCAAGCGCAAACCCAGCGAACGCCACTCATATGCTATCCTCTACACAGCCTGAGACGCCAGCGGCAGAGACGGTGTTCGACTGGGAACGGCCCCCTCGTCTAGCCTCGCATGATGGAATTTCGGCCTCACAACCAACGGGCGACCACTTGCGACCAGTCTATCAGTCACAGACAGTCACTTCAACTCCATTCATGTCTCAGCTTCCCCCGTCAACACAGGACATGCTGTCTCAAGATCCAGGCATGGCGCAGTTCACCGCAACACCACAAGTACCCCTTACGCTCACGCAGATAGCGCGCCGCTTCGCAGATATAATGCCTTCGTACTCGCTTGCGCGCTTCATCTCACCGCACTCGTTGACTTTCCTTATCCCGCTTCTGTTGGAAGCCCTGCATCGACTTGGCGTTCCCCCACCAGCCTTTACTGAGAGGCAGATTGCGCAGTGCGAAATAGACGAGAGCACGAGTATACGGGTCAAGATGGCCGATGGACGGCGGCAAGGTTTGAACGGACACATCGTGATCGAGAAGGCAGTCTACGACGATTTGGCGTACAGTGAAGTGCGCTTTGTGAAAGCTAGCGGCGATCCTCTGGAGTGGAGGAGGTTCTTCAAGAACGTTGTAATACTGGTTGGCGAAGTCGTATTGAGGCCCGGCTAA
- a CDS encoding uncharacterized protein (human AMSH/STAMBP protein ubiquitin specific-protease), whose protein sequence is MPLTTPFLPLTLSAASLSPSHSSHPADSTHIGPDLDEPQLRLDLEALAAVSEASATTNPHAPPALPALPALPALPALPAPFARSTSTSTSRRLTFTRFPLLRKGSRELTRAASAHFRGSSISTAAAPSHADSPFLSTGAPRSSRPSFARDRAEPPPRDPSTAREPSAYASLRSGSFEGEEQGNTHTPTSLQQAAQPGKMHQTSSRLLRMTDDERPYTRDFKDLFATLMVSLPLTPHRVRFRMIDYTFTSDEAITNLGSLKFSQSNRMPDPKDSSRVVTTTTTTTFSMAKEMARSVCQKFLEAKFVESVEGKTDFTNKSSVWQLTPKGIHILERFCTRNGIQSAHVKAVIESNRNPHILVILERNTENDKLHHDEQTVEILFRRFVGTTANEIQSDSDSIHEFSKCDVGVKLVKHRPTTSRQYEYTFNGRNAAQWLMDCTTMVDPRESIEIGSLFLQLKLIAPVDPRVPEHTFQPVKQVHYYVTPHGERVAGWSLEEVPSSGEVIAAKTRDGMARDSNSNRTNVIIRNPSWRLLYREFLKETMCEENLSFYLEVQEFNRQYRAAIGDKGDSKVETIRETLAAAYGLYNAFLAPGSPNELNIDHGLRTQLATRMTRAVGDDAAMLQSLNEVATLFDKAQNSIFKLMSSDSVPKFVKHPKYAPQLRGLDAAAASSYAALPVGAR, encoded by the exons ATGCCCTTGACGACTCCATTTCTGCCTCTGACCCTCTCCGCCGCCTCGCTCTCTCCCTCCCACTCCTCCCACCCCGCCGACTCGACACACATCGGCCCTGATCTTGACGAGCCCCAGCTGCGCCTCGACCTTGAAGCACTCGCTGCCGTTTCGGAGGCCTCCGCAACCACCAACCCGCACGCCCCGCCCGCACTGCCCGCTCTGCCCGCTCTGCCTGCTCTGCCTGCTCTGCCCGCTCCTTTTGCtcgcagcaccagcaccagcaccagcaggcGCCTCACCTTCACCCGCTTTCCTCTGCTGCGAAAAGGCAGTCGCGAGCTCACCCGCGCCGCCTCCGCCCACTTCAGAGGCAGCAGCATCTCTACCGCCGCCGCGCCTTCCCACGCCGACTCGCCCTTCCTCTCCACCGGCGCTCCACGATCCTCCCGGCCCTCGTTTGCGCGTGACCGCGCCGAGCCTCCCCCGCGCGATCCCTCGACCGCACGCGAGCCGTCCGCCTACGCCAGCCTCCGCTCCGGCAGCTTTGAAGGAGAAGAGCAAGGAAACACTCATACGCCTACCAGTCTGCAGCAAGCAGCCCAGCCCGGCAAGATGCATCAAACCAGCTCGAGACTGCTACGTATGACCGATGATGAGCGGCCGTACACGAGG GATTTCAAGGACCTCTTCGCGACTCTCATGGTGTCATTACCACTTACCCCTCACCGGGTTCGCTTCAGAATGATCGATTACACATTCACATCAGACGAGGCCATCACCAACCTTGGCTCCCTCAAGTTCTCTCAGTCCAACCGCATGCCTGACCCCAAGGACTCATCGCGTGTTGTGACCACCACCACAACTACCACCTTCTCAATGGCGAAAGAGATGGCTCGCTCTGTCTGCCAAAAGTTCCTTGAGGCCAAGTTCGTCGAGTCGGTCGAGGGCAAGACTGACTTCACAAACAAGAGCTCTGTCTGGCAGTTGACCCCCAAAGGCATTCACATCTTGGAACGATTCTGCACGCGCAATGGCATCCAATCTGCCCATGTCAAGGCCGTCATTGAGTCCAACCGCAACCCCCATATCCTAGTCATCCTTGAGCGCAACACAGAAAACGACAAGCTGCACCACGACGAGCAAACTGTCGAGATCCTCTTCCGCCGTTTCGTGGGTACTACCGCAAACGAGATACAATCCGACTCGGACTCGATACACGAGTTCTCAAAGTGCGATGTTGGCGTCAAGCTCGTCAAGCACCGACCTACCACTAGCCGTCAGTACGAGTACACCTTCAACGGCCGCAATGCTGCACAATGGTTGATGGACTGCACCACAATGGTTGATCCACGAGAGTCGATAGAGATAGGGTCCCTCTTCTTGCAACTCAAGCTGATTGCTCCCGTCGATCCCCGCGTCCCGGAGCACACCTTCCAGCCCGTCAAGCAGGTTCACTACTACGTCACACCACACGGTGAGCGCGTTGCAGGATGGAGCCTGGAGGAAGTCCCATCGAGTGGAGAGGTCATTGCCGCAAAGACTCGTGACGGTATGGCCCGTGATTCGAACAGCAATCGCACAAACGTCATCATTCGCAACCCTTCATGGCGTCTGCTGTACCGTGAGTTCCTCAAGGAGACCATGTGTGAGGAGAACCTGTCTTTCTATCTGGAGGTCCAGGAGTTCAACAGGCAATATCGTGCTGCCATCGGCGACAAGGGCGACAGCAAGGTGGAGACCATCCGTGAGACGCTCGCCGCCGCCTACGGTTTGTACAATGCGTTCTTGGCGCCCGGGTCACCGAACGAGCTGAATATCGACCACGGTCTTCGCACTCAACTAGCTACCCGAATGACACGTGCTGTTGGCGATGATGCTGCTATGTTGCAAAGCCTCAACGAGGTTGCAACATTGTTCGACAAGGCCCAGAATTCTATCTTCAAGCTTATGTCTAGT GACTCAGTACCGAAGTTTGTCAAGCACCCCAAGTACGCCCCTCAGCTGCGTGGTCTCGATGCCGCAGCCGCCTCCTCCTACGCCGCGCTCCCTGTCGGTGCTCGATGA